The DNA segment ATTGGGGGATATCAGATGCCGGCGCTGATATCATTGCCCAAATCCAGTGGGGCAACGGTGAGTTAGACACCGAGATGGCTCACGCGATCGCAGGCGACGATTGCATCAAATTGAAACAGTCAGGCGAATCTCGAACTCCACAGGGTATCGCCTGTGCGGAGCGAGAGCACCGGTTCGAAACCGATATGTTAGCAGAGTTGCCGTGCCTCGCGAAATGTACTGTGTGTGGGCTCTCCTGTGAGACACTCGAGGACGTCCTTGAGCAAGAGATTCCCGCTGTCTGTGATGAATGTGGGTCTCTCGGATACGATATTACGTGGCAGCGAGACACTAAATACTGTCCCGATTGCAGGGGGTCTTCGTCGTAGTTCCTGGTTCGAGCGATTCGCGTACCGACGAATTAGCGTACTGCCGTGCCGTACTACTGCATCCGTTTCGACGCCTCTCGGTCGTGTCGACTCGCGGTTATCCAAATCGACTCCGTCGATCTGCTGGACCTTCTCCGTCGTTCGGTGGCCTCCGGTCCCGTACGAGTATTCGACGGCACCTTTGTCTTCGTCGAAAGCGATCACTGCTTATATCTCCCCCTAATAACTATGATCTTACACTTTTAATTTTCTCCCGAATACGTGTAGTATATCTCTGGTTCTACCAATTCCCAGTAGTCCGAGTCAGAGCTAGGAACCTCCCGGGATTCGACCAAACCTTTCTCCTTCAGGTCCCCTAACCGAATTTTAACTATCGTGAGTAAATCCTCTTTACGGCGCATATCTCTCGTCTCTTTAATAAGGTCTATGAGTCGGCCGTACTCATGATCGGCGTCCAAAGTATACTCGGACTCATTGAAATTAAAGAGTTCCTCGGCCAACTCGTTAACGGTATATGCTATATTATCGTTCTCTTTCAAAAACTCGAGTGCAAGATCACCAACACGGGACGGGGGGTCTGATTCAAGCCATGGGTCAGAATTCGTTTTGATTGGCACGATTCTCCAGTTGCAAACTATCCATAAGAATACTTCTGAAGCAAACTGTCTTTCGCCGGTTGGCTACGGGCTCCACGAGGCCTTTTTGAGACTTCGATGATCCTTGGAGATTTGAGTGAATCGTACTCGTTTGATTGGGTAATCGTAGGGTCGTCGAAGAATCGAGACTCATTGCCTGTGATAGAAGCGTCTGACCGATCCATACCCAGAAATTGATCTAGCCTAAGCTGACGACTTCATCGTCCTCATGATGTCCAGGAGTTTACTAACCGTTTATGTACCCTGATATGCATGTTTTCGTATGAATTGTAAGTTAGGTATTCAGATCTCCTGTAGATGAAGACCGCCGTGGCCACTGGTATCGAAGATACCAGACGCTGATAGCAAGCAGCGTTGCGATGATCGCGGGCCATCGATCGCTGCTGCGGTAGAGATTGGGGGAGGGTGGGTGGTAGCTCGAGAGCGGCCAGAGGACGTCGTACGAGTAGCCCGACGGGTTGACGAGCGCCATGTCTAGCACGTGGTGGGACGCAGCCCCGAGCAGGAAGAGGGCGATCGCCTGGGCGCGATATTGGGGTGCGAGGACGAGTGCACAGAGCAGCGCCATGACGACGGAGCCTCCGAGCCTGTGCAGTGGGTCCCACGAGAACGGGATTCCGAGTGTTGTTGCGACCACTGCATCGGGGATGACGAGGTAGATTTTGATGAAATCCGGTGCAATAGCGCCGAGCACAACGAGCGAAACGTGGGCTGGCCGCATCCAGTCGACCCACCAGGAGAGGCCGACGCCGATGATGAAACCGGCGATGGCGTGGGTGAAGACATCCGCCATTAGTCGTCACCTCGTATCGGGTCGTAGGTGTGGTCCGACGGCTCGTGGCGTGGAAGCGACAGTGGCTGGTCGCGTGGGACAAACGCGAGTTGCCGGCGGTCGAATCGCCAATGGCGGATGAAGTGGCCAAGCGCAAAGAGACCGCCAATGAACGAGATAATGTACATGTACGTGGCTTCCCAGGGTTCTCGGGTGAGCGTTTGCTCGGCCTCGAGTGTGTCCGTGCTGGTGAGCGTCCCGAAGACGGTGATGGTTTTGTCTCGCTCGAGGGCGTCGCTGTCGTGGAGGTTCTGGGTGGCGTGTTCGACTGTGACGTGGTGTTGGGATGGGTGCTCGAGTTGGATAACGACCGGGTCCGTGTCGACGACGGTGCCCTCCAGGGAGGCCTGTTGGTCGACGTACGCATCCGGATCCGGACCGACATGGTCTTCGTTGGGATAGTCGTTTGCTGTGGGATCGTATCCGGGAAGCGTCCCGTACCAGACCATGAGCCCGACGAGAGCGCAGATGAGGAGGACTGCAGCGAGGTGCCGTATTCGGTGTTTGGTCGGGTCCAGCGTCGTCATCTCGAGTTAGTATCGATGCATGTCGGCAACGGCGTATGGCTTTTGTGGAACAGGTCTGGAAGTTGTTTTTGTGGATGGGATTGTTGAGACCCACCTATCCATATGTATTCTTCACATTACCCGATATACGAAAGTTAAAGTGTTCTGGGCCAAAAGATTCAAATAGGTATCAAGTCGGATCCCCCGGCCACCGTGCCCGGGGTTGAAGCCGACACTCGCTGCCACTGACCACTACCTATTAAGTACCTCTATCATCTATTGAAGCCTGTGGCAGACGGCTACCTGAGACGTACCGCAATCACCCGCCCTATTCTCACCACCGAGCAACAGGACTTGCTCGATGCCACCATCGATGAGTGGAAAGCTGCCTGCAACATCAGCAGTCGAATAGGATGGGAACACGGTGAGACGCGGAAAACTTCCCTCCAAGACCTTGCCTACGACAAGGTGTTAGGGGAAACACGTCTCGGAAGTCAACATGCAATTCTCGCCACTCATCAGGCCGCAGCCGCGCTTGATGGTGTCGAAGCAATCGAAGACCTTGATGAACACTACAAAACGTCTCGACCGGAGTTCAGCAGTAACACGGTGAAATACGACACGCGGACGATGACGCTGTTCGATGACGGGTCTGTTTCGCTCTCCACGGTCGATAGTCGGATTCAGTGTGATCTGAACCTCCCTGACGAAGTAGACGGTTATCAACACGAATACATTAACGACGACGAGTGGGAAGTAACGGAGTCTACGCTGTCGAAGCGCGATGGCGAATACTATCTCCACATCGGGTTTCGCAAAGACAAGCCCGAGAAACAGGTCGAAATACAGGATGACGACGAGGACAGGACAGTTCTCGGCGTTGACCTCGGCATCGTCAACATCGCCACCACCAGCACGGCGTACTTCGCGTCGGGGAGGGAACTTCGACACCAGCATCGAGAGTTCGAGCGGATTCGCGGCAACATTCAGCAGACCGGTACACAATCTGCCCATCGAACGATTCAGCAGATGAGCGGAAGGGAGTCACGGTATCTTCGTGACGAACTCCATCAAGCCGCTAACCGGATTCTCGAAGAAGCACGCACACACGACTGCGAATACATCGCGTTCGAGAACCTGAAACATATCCGAGAGCGTGCGCCGCCCATCAAGGAGTTCCACCAGTGGGCACACCGACAACTCGTTGACCTCGTGGAGTACAAGGCCGAAGCCGAAGGGATAAGCGTCGAGTTTGTCAATCCGAAGAATACGAGTCGGCGGTGCCCGGAGTGTGGGCACACAAGTAAGGGGAACCGGGTGCGACAGGCGGAGTTCGAGTGTGAGTCGTGCGAAGCGACTCAGAATGCGGATTACGTAGGTGCGAAGAATGTTGGGTGGCGGTTTGTCCGTCGTGGGCTACAGTCCTCGCGGCGGACGGGCGACAGTCAACTCGCCCTGAAGTCAGGAACGGTGACGCCAAATCGGGGATTTGTCCCGTCCGACTAACCGTCGGCAGAGGCCGGGTTCACTGACAAGCCTCACGTCACCGTGCGCGGGGCAGTTGACATAAGGAATGTCCTAAGAGCAAGAGACGGCCTACTGCGAACAGTGTGGTGAGCAGCAACCGGTCCAGAAGACGGTTCCGTGGCAGCCAGATCTCTGTGGGACTTGTAGCGCTGAACTCGAGGATTAGTTCTAACGCGGTCGTATGTAGCTGGATATTGGCTTACAGTCAGTAGTTAGTTCTCGAGACTGGTTGATTGGCACTGGATTCAAATGAAATTCACCAGCAGCGTCTACTAAAGATCAGGGTTTCGTCTGGTGAATAGGGCTGTCTGCTTACCAGGTCAAGCCCTCGTAGATAATGCCGTTACGGCGTTCGATGCAGCGACGGCCGTCAACGACGACTGGTGTTGCCATTGCGTCGAATTCTTCGTCGAGTTCGCTGAATTCATCCCAATCAGTGACGACAAGTGCGCCATCAGCCCCCTCGAGTGCATCCGCGGCGGACTCGGCGTACTCGATATCGGGGAACTTGTGGGACATCTCGTCAGCAGCGACCGGATCGTAGGCGGCGACATTAGCGCCACGAGACTGGAGTGCATCGATCACTGGAATCGCCCTCGAGTTCCGGATATCGTCTGTATTTGGTTTGAACGCAAGCCCAAGGACTGCAATGCGTGCGTCCTCAGGATTGACGTGGCTCATTAGGCACTCGAGCATCCGGTTGGGTTGGCGGTCATTGACCTCAACGGTTCCCTCGAGTACGGCTGGATCGTAGTCGACTGCTTGTGCGGCTGCAATGATCGCGTTCACGTCTTTTGGGAAACAGGAGCCACCCCAGCCAACGCCGCTGCGGAGGAAACGCTCCGAGATGCGATCGTCGAGGCCGATTGCATCCATCACTTCGTATGCATCGAGGTCGAACTCTTTGCAGATGTTCCCGAGGTCGTTCACCAGTGATATTTTCGAGGCAAGGAAGGCGTTGTTCGCGTACTTGATCATCGACGCTGTCTCGGGATCGGTCTCGACGACCGGTGCGTCGTGGTGCTCGAGTAGCGGCTCGAAGACGTTGTGCAGGCGCTCGGTCGCCCACTCAGATTGGGTACCGAAGACGAGTTTGTCCGGTTGCTGGAAATCGGTGACGGCGCTGCCTTCTCTGAGGAATTCAGGATTCATCCCGACCTCGATGGCGTCGTTCTCGTTTGCTCCGCTGTGAATTGCCGGCTCGAGGGTGGCCGGAATGCTCGGTGGCGTAACTGTACTCTTGATGACGACCAGGTGACGGTCGGTTTTGTTTGCGAGTGCGTCTCCAGTTGCTTCGGCGGCTGCCTCGAGTGCACTTAGATCGATACTCCCGTCATTGTTCGACGGCGTGCCAATTGCGAGAAAGGTGACGTCGGAGTCGGGAACTGCGTCGTAGGACGTGGTCGCGGTGAGCCGGTCTCCGGCGTGGGTCTCGAGGAGGTCATCCAATCCTGGTTCGGTGATCGGTGCACGTCCGTCGTTGAGGGTATTGACGATCTCCTCGTCG comes from the Natronolimnobius sp. AArcel1 genome and includes:
- a CDS encoding metal-dependent hydrolase; the encoded protein is MADVFTHAIAGFIIGVGLSWWVDWMRPAHVSLVVLGAIAPDFIKIYLVIPDAVVATTLGIPFSWDPLHRLGGSVVMALLCALVLAPQYRAQAIALFLLGAASHHVLDMALVNPSGYSYDVLWPLSSYHPPSPNLYRSSDRWPAIIATLLAISVWYLRYQWPRRSSSTGDLNT
- a CDS encoding RNA-guided endonuclease TnpB family protein; protein product: MADGYLRRTAITRPILTTEQQDLLDATIDEWKAACNISSRIGWEHGETRKTSLQDLAYDKVLGETRLGSQHAILATHQAAAALDGVEAIEDLDEHYKTSRPEFSSNTVKYDTRTMTLFDDGSVSLSTVDSRIQCDLNLPDEVDGYQHEYINDDEWEVTESTLSKRDGEYYLHIGFRKDKPEKQVEIQDDDEDRTVLGVDLGIVNIATTSTAYFASGRELRHQHREFERIRGNIQQTGTQSAHRTIQQMSGRESRYLRDELHQAANRILEEARTHDCEYIAFENLKHIRERAPPIKEFHQWAHRQLVDLVEYKAEAEGISVEFVNPKNTSRRCPECGHTSKGNRVRQAEFECESCEATQNADYVGAKNVGWRFVRRGLQSSRRTGDSQLALKSGTVTPNRGFVPSD
- the aglM gene encoding UDP-glucose 6-dehydrogenase AglM; the protein is MHITVIGSGYVGTTIAACFADLGHEVTAIDIDEEIVNTLNDGRAPITEPGLDDLLETHAGDRLTATTSYDAVPDSDVTFLAIGTPSNNDGSIDLSALEAAAEATGDALANKTDRHLVVIKSTVTPPSIPATLEPAIHSGANENDAIEVGMNPEFLREGSAVTDFQQPDKLVFGTQSEWATERLHNVFEPLLEHHDAPVVETDPETASMIKYANNAFLASKISLVNDLGNICKEFDLDAYEVMDAIGLDDRISERFLRSGVGWGGSCFPKDVNAIIAAAQAVDYDPAVLEGTVEVNDRQPNRMLECLMSHVNPEDARIAVLGLAFKPNTDDIRNSRAIPVIDALQSRGANVAAYDPVAADEMSHKFPDIEYAESAADALEGADGALVVTDWDEFSELDEEFDAMATPVVVDGRRCIERRNGIIYEGLTW